Below is a genomic region from Vibrio cortegadensis.
ATCTAACTAGCTTTTTATAGACCCTCATTGCCGTTGTTACTTTATCGCCGTAATTCAGCCCACCAAGGTGAAAAGCTACATCTATGAAATATAGTCGGTTATCGTAAAATGAAAGTCCCAGTACATCGACCTCTGCTTGACGCAACAATTGCTCGTAACTGTTTTTACCAAACGCCTCCGGCCAAAGTTCTTGAGCTGTATCGAATAGTTCAGTTATTCCATCAGACTTTGGCAACCATTCGGGAGATGGTTTCCAGTTTAACTCAGCAAATTCACAGCCACGAACATGCCTTAACCAAGAGCGCAAAAGAGATTCTGCTATTTCAATCTTCACAATACTTACTTCCCTCTAACTCACCTGCTTACTGATAATCTTCATACAGGAGTATAGCAAGCCTCAATGGGCTTCTTTGAACTCCCAAAGCCGCCAACCAAGAAAACTGAGGTATCACGTAGCCTGCTCATTTTGTTGTCAAAGCCAGCTCTTCTAGGAGTTTGGTGTACTCATCAGCGTGACCGCCTTTGAAGTTTGCCATTGTCGGTTTAGTAAGAACTCCCCGAGACCCTGTAATGTGACTTTTTATTACTTTCTTTGGCCTTTCACTCCAAGTTAGATTGAAGGCAGCTAACTTAGGAAAGAAATACATTTCTGAGTATTCTGGTATATTGTCATGAATCCACCAAGCTAATGCTTGCCAGTGGTTGGTCCGTTCGTAGTATGGGATAAACGAGTTCACTACGATACAAGCGGTAGCCCCTAAACAACCATCTTTATCCCGGTAATCCCAGATATGCTTTCCATAGTTCCTATCATTACTGGCACAATTGTATTGGTTGCCATTTTCCGCCCCCTTAGCATTAACTAAAGGGGAGCGATAACCAGAGCGTATCGAAACACGCCCAAATACTCTTTCAATAGGCTCAAGTAATTGAGAACATAAGTGCGTTCCTGCTTTAATTGCAACACCTGGATGGTCGGGTATGTTTGGGATGCTCTCTATCTGAGAAATTTCAGAATATAAAAAGTCTCGCATAAAGTAGTTTTTTGAAAGTTGAACCCGCCCCAGATCTTCTAGCTTTTTGACTGACGTTGGTGATTTCATTACTGCCCCCCTAAAAATCTGAGTTTAGACTCATACAAAGGCAAAGACCAATATAAGATTAGGCTTTATCCAAGCCGTGGGGGTAGGCTTTCTAAGTCGCTTCTGTCCCAAAGCTAGGTAATCACATTCCTAAATTTGGCGTCAGAACACGCCTCAGGGCAAACCTTGTTAGCAATTTATCAAGATTAGCCACCGACGGATTACTTTTAGGATTGAAAAGTCACTTCGTAAGGTGTCCAAAATCAACAACACAGATCGGGTATTTAAGCCCCTATAACTTTGAACAACAAAATATCATTTAACTCATTGTCCAGTCCTGCTGGAGGAAATCAGTTATATAATTTACTTTTTCTGCTGCTTTGTCTCTTGACGTACTAAATCAAAGCCATGCTCAATCCCACTCTTAAATTCCCTTTCAAAAGATTCAGCTGTACCAACTAGCTTTGCAACTACAATCCCGATTTCATTAGATAGATCACATAACTCCAAATCCCGTATCGGTAGTGATTCCACCTCCGACGATAGAATTCTTAGAAATTCATCAAAATTCACTACTGGTTCTGTATTCATGGTAATTCTCACGTCTGTAATCTTGTTAGTAGCTTACATGCTGGAGGATAGCTTGAGCAAATGATGACTTAATGAAGAAGCATTCAATGAAGTGTGAAATTGAAATGTGGCACTAACGTTTCTTCTAAGTCGCTTTTTGTCCCAAAAGCAACTTACCCAACATAAAAATAACTCTATCGAAATAACTCAAAACTATCACATCAATATAATGGGCTATGATTTGACAGTTCAATTTCACACATAAAATATCGACATTAGTTATTCTCTGCACTGCTGGTGGCTGACCACCAGCAGCTTTGATAATTACTTTTATTTAGGTGAAGGCTTCCAATTACAAATTTTTGAAAAAACCTTTCAAGCTTCCTCATTTCTTTATGTAACCACTCTAGTAGTTTCTCTTCCTTTGATAACGCCAACGAGAGAACTATGGGTATGTCATTAACGTTACCTACTGGATGATATATGAGGAAATTTTGTAGGAAGATGTACGCTATCGTATCGGTACGAGCAAATATTAAAATGACTTTTCCGGGGGACGTGGCTGGTGGGGTAATGACAAAAAGCTACAGATGCAGATGAAATAGCCTTTCTGTTTAATTTGACAAACCGTGGTATGAACATTAAGTTCATACAAGG
It encodes:
- a CDS encoding peptidase M15 yields the protein MKSPTSVKKLEDLGRVQLSKNYFMRDFLYSEISQIESIPNIPDHPGVAIKAGTHLCSQLLEPIERVFGRVSIRSGYRSPLVNAKGAENGNQYNCASNDRNYGKHIWDYRDKDGCLGATACIVVNSFIPYYERTNHWQALAWWIHDNIPEYSEMYFFPKLAAFNLTWSERPKKVIKSHITGSRGVLTKPTMANFKGGHADEYTKLLEELALTTK